The genomic segment GAGGCGTGACCGTCGTCGCGCTCTTCAACGGACACGGCACGGGGAAGCTCGATCCCCGCGCCCGCGCGATGTCGGAGATTCCGTCGGCGGTGCTCGCGACCGAAGACTGGCCGCCGACCGACCTCTTCCCGCGCTTCGAGTGACCGTCATCGCGCCCCGGCCCCGCGGCGCGCGGCGAGCTGCGGCAGGTCCTTGTCGCCGCGTCCGGAGAGGTTGACGAGCAGCGCGGCGCCGGGGTTTTCGCGCGCCAGCCGGCGCGCTCCGGCGAGGGCGTGCGAACTCTCGAGCGCCGGCACGATCCCCTCCAGGCGGCAGAGCGCGTCGAACGCTTCGACCGCCTCGTCGTCTGTCGCCGCGATGTACTCGGCGCGCCCGACGTGCGCGAGGAGCGCGTGCTCCGGGCCGACGCCCGGGTAGTCGAGCCCGGCGGAGATCGAGTGCGTCGGCGGCGTGCCGCCGTCGTCGTCCAGAAGAACCAGCGAGACGAAGCCGTGGATCGCGCCGACGCGGCCGCGGGTCATCGTCGCCGCGTGCTCGCCGCGTCCCGGTCCGCGCCCGCCGCCTTCGACGCCGACGAGCCGCACGCCGCGGTCGGGAACGAAGGCGTGGAAGAGGCCGATCGCGTTCGAGCCGCCGCCGATGCAGGCGATCGCCGCGTCGGGCAGGCGGCCGAGACGCCGCGCGGCCTGCGCGCGCGCCTCGCGCCCGATCACCGCCTGCAGCTCCCGCACGAGCCACGGATAGGGATGCGGGCCCACCGCCGAACCGAGCAGATAGAACGTCGCGCGCGGCGCCTGCGCGTAGTCGGCGAGCGCGGCGTCCACCGCCGCGCAGAGCGTCGCCGATCCCGCCGACGCGGCGACGACCTCCGCGCCGAGGCGGCGCATCCGATCGACGTTCGGCGCCTGCCGCGCCATGTCGGCCGCCCCCATGTAGACGCGGCACGGCAGGCCGACGCGCGCCGCGGCGGCGGCGCTGGCCACGCCGTGCTGCCCCGCGCCGGTCTCGGCGACGATTCGCGCCGCGCCCATCCGCCGCGCGAGGAGCGCCTGCCCGAGCGCGTTGTTGATCT from the bacterium genome contains:
- the trpB gene encoding tryptophan synthase subunit beta, giving the protein MITDTERTKAELLQDLVEGRLPDEAGRFGPFGGRAVPPPLEAALARLEREARAALADPAFRAELDAELRDYAGRPTPLTEARALSAAWGARILLKREDLLHLGAHKINNALGQALLARRMGAARIVAETGAGQHGVASAAAAARVGLPCRVYMGAADMARQAPNVDRMRRLGAEVVAASAGSATLCAAVDAALADYAQAPRATFYLLGSAVGPHPYPWLVRELQAVIGREARAQAARRLGRLPDAAIACIGGGSNAIGLFHAFVPDRGVRLVGVEGGGRGPGRGEHAATMTRGRVGAIHGFVSLVLLDDDGGTPPTHSISAGLDYPGVGPEHALLAHVGRAEYIAATDDEAVEAFDALCRLEGIVPALESSHALAGARRLARENPGAALLVNLSGRGDKDLPQLAARRGAGAR